One Eurosta solidaginis isolate ZX-2024a chromosome 1, ASM4086904v1, whole genome shotgun sequence genomic window, tataactaGGACGttcgggtattgggggttgacccggcatgggtggctgactgggcattggcgcccgtccaggttgtgttggtgtcATCATTTGAgccatgtaaccacctggtgcaccTGGTTGATGTAGAGAATAACCTGACTATAGAGGTTGTGGAGGATAACCAGGTGGatcaggttgtggtggatagcccggctGTTGTGGTATTGGCAGATAGCCAGgctggggaggttgttgctgctgctgtcgtggcattgcataacccggttgctgttgctgttgtggtatataccttggcataacGGATGTGGTGTCATTGTCCCACCTGGTCTAGTAGATGTGGccggcatacctggaggaccatgttgctcatggccaccaaatggctggtgcatagggtgttgaggtggcatttgaccggattgtgactgcattagaccagactgtcgtggcattggacccaGTTGCGGTGGCATTTGCTGGTATGGAGATGTAGCACCGCCTGCaattgatgttggtggtgtagTTGACCAGTTTGAGGAGgaccagtctagaaaaataacaaaatttattagacagacaattatttcaaaatatatgtttatgtatacTGCTTGTTTAAGTGGTGGCATATGAGGCAAGCCAGGTGTAATTGTTCTATTTATAGTCATCTGATTGGGAACACCAGATACAGACTGCCCTGGCGGTGTCGTTGCTGGAGGCGCTGGCGAATACATGGAAGTTGGCGCATTGGCTCGAGCTGGCGGATTAGCTGTTTGACCCTTGGCATATTGACCAGCTATAAAGTTATAGTTATTATtcggttgttgttattgttggtgcCGTTGTTGCACTTGCATGCCAGTTGGTGGTCCATTGGATAATGGTAGAGCAAGTTGCTGAGTAGCATTATTTGGAGGAGCAGCTGGTAGGTTAGCATTTGTATATGGTGCATTGGGTTGCGGAGCAGTCGGATACGGTTGCTTCAATGGATAGACCGCTCACAGAATTTGTTAACTGTTGGATGAAGAAACGAAGAAAAATAAATGATTTACATCGTTTGATTTATTGTTGAAGTTTAATAAGGAAACAATTGTTGGTTCTGAATGAATTTGCGAAAAATATGTTCAATTATCACACCTATTCAGATTTGCATGAAAGTTCTATATTTACctgcaaaaattatatatattcaaCAATATTTAATGTTTCAAAATTAGTACAGGTCTGCAGGTAAATTCGCGGAAAAAGTTTTAGGCCAGGGAATGTATACGATATACACTCAAAGTTTAGCTAATGAATGCCAACCACAACAGCACAATAATTTGTAATTGTATCACAATCGCACaatgtaaattaaattatatCTCTTAAAAATTTTCCAACGCCCATAAGGAACGCTAATTAGAAATGGCGGACCCGCAgaaattattttgtatttgagggtacataccatgtaagaaaaggcaagcatatatgaatCGGACATTGGAGCTAGGCCATCTCTTTTTTTCATGCTAACAATGTgggattttttgttgttggtcgccattttcggttactagggggactcatgtaaccgtataaatgccttataaagtgtgtaaacgtataaatttatctagtgcgtaaacgaactgtcaaattttgtatgaaaaatcatttacacaatagggggactcatgaaagcatataaacttataaggtgtaaaattatatccatttacacacgcggttatatgaacgcacctagtaatactcttgataaacttgattgtttatcagctgtattattgcaaaacaaaattttttcgatggctatacaaattaaaaaatgccaagattaaatgaaaaatcaaaactaaaacgcctttattTGCTGATGTTTGAGATTTccgatgaaaatgcctgctgtaatgtctgcaaggttgcattcctttgagtttattgcgtttacacaatagggggactcatgatagcatataaacttataaggtgtaaaattatatccatttacacacgcggttatatgaacgcacctagtaatactcttgataaacttgattgtttttcagctgtattatttccaaaaaaatttttttgattgttatacaaattaaaaaataccaagattaagtgaaaaatcaaaactaaaacgcctttacttgccgatgttggagatttttgatgaaaatgtcgtctgtaatgtctgcaaggttgcattctttgagtttaccgcgtttacacaatgaaatgtgcgcgtaaatttatacaaattagggggactcatgtaaccgtataaatgccttataaagtgtgtaaacgtataaatttatctagtttacgcacgagctgtcaaattttgtatgaaaaatcatttacacaatttgtataaatttacgcgcacatttcattgtgtaaacgcggtaaactcaaaggaatgcaaccttgcagacattacagacggcaatttcatcaaaaatatccaacatcagcaagttaAGGCGttatagttttgatttttcacttaatcttggtattttttagtttgtataacaatcaaaaaattttttttggaaataatacagctgaaaaacaatcaagtttatcaagagtattactaggtgcgttcatataaccgcgtgtgtaaatggatataattttacaccttataagtttatatgctataaatgccttataaagtgtgtaaacgtataaatttatctagtttacgcacgagctgtcaaattttgtatgaaaaatcatttacacaatttgtataaatttacgcgcacatttcattgtgtaaacgcggtaaactcaaaggaatgcaaccttgcagacattacagacggcattttcatcaaaaatctccaacatcagcaagtaaaggcgttttagttttgatttttcacttagtcttggcattttttaatttgtataacaatcaaaaaatgttgttcggcaataatacagctgataaacaatcaagtttatcaagagtattactaggtgcgttcatataacagcgtgtgtaaatggatataattttacaccttataagtttatatgctatcatgagtccccctattgtgtaaatgatttttcatacaaaatttgacagctcctgcgtaaactagataaatttatacgtttacacactttataaggcatttatacggttacatgagtccccctaatgaaatgtgcgcgtaaatttatacaaattgtgtaaatggtttttcatacaaaatttgacagctcgtttacgcactagataaatttatacgtttacgcactttataaggcatttatatggttacatgagtccccctaatttgcagacattacagcaggcattttcatcaaaaatctccaacatcagcaagtcatttacaagaatatcttagtaaagacgttttagttttaatttttcacttaatcttggcattttttaatttgtataacaatcaaaaagtttttgtttggcaataatacagctgataaacaatcaagtttatcaagagtatttctaggtgcgttcatataacagcgtgtgtaaatggatataattttacaccttataagtttatatgccctgcaaaaacgctctcgtcattccacgtcatttgactagctattattcctagtcacatttgcatgggcgtgggtaagttttatgaccaaatttttttgtagggtgtttcatgagtccccctagtgatgaaaacttcgatgcctaaagaatcgaacgatttaaaaaaaatatcgattctacatttctaaaaaaagatcgattaaatcgattgagaatcgaatcgaaatccagctctactacacccatggttcaactatatacaggttggctcatctgtaaagcaacaaaatatgtctgttcaaagtgtcaaaatctgtgtattggtgttggtgcgaatggtatggaatcgaaacataaaacttagcagtttttgtatgtgttggtttcattttgagtttggagatggcttttgacaatcccttcgaccatgcgatgacataaataaaatcagctgatgagatgagccaacctgtacataattgaaccatgactaCACCTGGTAACACAAATCACACTTAGAAGATTGCGTGTTCACgaattcaaaattgcttcgttctgtgcAACttcgtcacacttgactgcttgagcgaatgatagaaaaagagaaaaaaaagctaaaaggAAAATGACGTCAAAATTGCCCATAACagaacagctgatcttttgtttacgtGCGCAATCTTGATGTGTGATTTGTGCCAACCATGCGGCATTTTTTCaacgtttgtttatatatattaaatatatctgaaatttaacacaatttttttgttgaagAAAAAACAATCCGATATATAACCTGGCGTTATGGACCAACGTCCGTGCCATTCaaccaaacccaaaaaaaaaaaatgatttttttgttatttcgtgTAAATTAGATTAGAATACCGCATATCAAAAAGGAATTGATTTGTGCGCTTAAAAGAATATAAATAAGCGGAAAGAAAATGTACCCTAAGAAGCTGTTCTTCGCGAAAAACTTTTAAACGGGAAAAAAGTTCCGCTTTCGGGGGGTTTTAATATAGACGTAAATACTCGTCTTTTGATACTTCCTTTCGTAAATTGCAACGGTTCCTGGAaagtataataaatatatatcattttttAAATAGCTGTACAAAATGTTACCTGTGGATGATGACATTACTTTAAGTGAGAAAGAATCAAGCGGGAAGTCAAACGAAGGCAAAGCATCTTCGTCTAATAAACATTGTAATAGTAATGATAATGATGGCACGCATTGCGGGAAGAAGGTCCGATTGGAGGAACTAGGAGAAATAAATTCAGATCTGAACAACATAAACATTATTAATGATATAAGTGCTCGTAAGCGCGAGTCACCTATTGATCAGTCTTCATCTAAACGCTGCAGAACATCCGAAGGGGAAGACACAGCAAACAATAAATTTACTGGGAATGATGGGGAATGTGTTTCAGGTTTCGATAATAATAATGACAAACCAGATGCCacagaaaatatacaaaattcgAAAGGTTGTAGTACAACAGCAGTTAGAATTAAAATTGAGCCTTACGTAGATGCAACTACTTCTGTCAACGACGTACGCTATCCCGATAATAGAGGTACGACGGTAAAAATAAAATCAGAGCCTGACATCCAGACCAATGAAGATGCCACTAATAATGATGGGGTACCATCTAGTTCTAGTTCCACTAGTCCAGTTGATATAAAACCTGCTATTAAGGTAGAAAAAGCTGATGGTAGCTCCACATCACGTGAATCCTGCCGTTTTGGCATACGTTGTTACAGGTATTTCCTGAAGGCACTATTAAAGCTTACGTTTTTTACTATGAATAAATTTCGTTATATGCAGACGCAATCCTACGCATCGTATGGAGGAGGCACATCCTGGAGACTACGACTACCAGAGACCCTGTTATCCTCTTCCACCACCAGGCACACCTGATTGTCCATATGGTGATCGCTGTTATCGTCGAAATCCAACACATTTCCAGCAGTTCAATCATCCAGCACAAAGTAAAACAatttagtttttataaaaaaaaaaaaaaaataagattttagaAGTAACATTCCATATTTCCTTCCTTTTACGTATTTTTGTTCGTATTTATTTCTATGTTAAGCTGATTttgagaaaaattacaaattgaGATTGCGTCAACATCGTCAACACGAACAATCGACAAACAATCCATCCAACACAACTGGATACAGCTCCGATTCGAGCAACGATTTGGACTTGGAAGATCCGTTTGGTAATGATGAATATTTAGATTCGGATTACGGGCCAAGCGGTAGTGAAGAAGACTCTGATGATGATTACGATGCGTGCGACAGGGCTGAAGAATAACAAAAACATCTTAATTGTTAGTCCTTTTGTTTTCATTTGCTCATATTGTATGTCGTAAGTAATGTATCTATGTAGTAAAAGCTCAACGCTTGTTTCAAAGAAAAGTTCGATGtggataatattgtaacgaatttaaggaaactccgcttattttacacattctactaacgttcgtatcgctaaactgttgaataaataactctaatattcaataatgcaaaatagcctttattgaagtacttcacaataacactgatacttcacaaccaataacttgcttcaatcaaactgattctgcttactcagcttttgctccttttatactctgtgctgtgtcgttcgcatacttctaggcgtttcttctagaatttactacttgtttaccagctataaactcaccagctgtaactacagatgcacgtttatagcttctcatatgcgcgtgtatatgtgagtgatactttgaccgatgattgcatactttcgtgagcatctcagatatatgcatgtgtatgtgtgagaactactttgctgatgattgcatagttTTGTGAGTAATGCCCGAAAAGTTGGGTCAAAACTACAATCAAGGCAATCAAGAGAGCCAACTATTAGATCATAGACGAACATTAGCAGATGTTCTACCCTTCTGGATTCGAGAGGTTGGAGATTTATGAGTAAGCAGCGCGAGTAATAGGATGGAATTAAGTCGTCAAAGTAGAGTGAAAAtagacaaaaacgaataaattttctttgaaccctttcaattctggcACCATAGCAGCTATAGATAGGATTCCAAACAATTGAGGCGTATTCTAGTTTTGAACGAACGAGAGAGGTATAAAACGCCTTCCTTGTATAAAgatccttaaagtcttttgcatatctgcGAAGAAAGGCCaggtttctgtaagccttggGAAGCATATAAGAGATATGATTGACAAGAGAGAAAGAGGAATCAAaaaccgcttcccaaggccgtgggttctatgtaccggagcgactcggaatttttcccgaccaaggactgccatttcagtgtaaccccatttaatttgttgcgtccccccacaaattgtcatcctcccagcagctccttgcagcgggactgcttcatatcctcttgctccgggaaggtatcgaacccaatccgggtgcgtctcctgaccccggtcctgagaaatggttttgctgcatctgccggaaaagaatctttttaggacggtcatactcttgtcagtgtgtctcgtgtaagggatggttgcgtcGGACAGGATTTTCTGGGCTAGACCGCCAAACCAGACGTCCacataacttctataaatcttttgtgtctccttgctgttcacgtcctaggacgtcccgtagtttgcgccccccactaccttccagcagccccgctgctcagcaagccacaacaagtacccgctgttgctcgcgccccacggcgccaccaacgcACACGGCTGCTCTCCCTCATACCTACattctccgtagtagagtcgggagcaatcctgagcatcagcccctgcccccgtcttcttccccctcttttccggcggcaattgtgtaggtcagggaattagtccctacctccttttgtaccgtttgccagcacagaatatatacgtttgcgacatccgcccaatgcagctcctgccatggacggtgccactttcctagatcttctggtctccgcgacggcaacccaccGACgtgtttcattgcgccatgttgccaggctgcatacccaaatacaccgggtaccccaatgcctatccaaggacgtctagtcccagggcctcaacagcaaccgcattctggccttccacaacccagtcacccgtcacttaatcCCAAAATGACGACGTCTcaccctatgcacttcagaattctgcagttaaactgtaatggattaacttggaacatcacggagatagtcgaattcatgaagcggcacaacatccgcattgctgcgattcaagagactgcattgcagacctgttctgggtataaagTCCACAGAAaggatcgcgagagcggaaatggaggcggcctcacgtttataatacaccacactgtgcaatatcatatatttgatcccgacatcgaccgcaaggacagtgtcttagaacgtcaaggattatctgtccggtggggcgatgcaaatctagaaatcatcaacatctacatccctcctgccacctgttgccccagtggataccgtcctgatatcagcggcgtactcactggaaacaatcgcattatcttaggcgatttcaatgcccatcacgatctatggcattcaaacttgcgggtggacagtaggggtgagatgttaggggatcaaatagaagatacgacgttctgcactataaaaggagacgcccccacacgtatggtaggaagctgtcacatttcgccggatatttcaatcgtgagcgcagaactcgtaaactgcgtcaactggcagccgatggtaacattggcatccgaccacctgcctatacttatttcgttcgagcgtcccgccgacttcatcgtcgcagaaaaacgcactttcattaactttaaaaaaggaaagtgggacgaatacaatcCTTTACAgataaccgctttgctgccctccctatcccaactgatgcccgccaaggggagcgtgctttccgcaaggtcattgaatccgcctcggctcgtttcattccctccggtagaattcccgaaattcagcCCCACTTCCCgacagaggccgcaagtttagcgagagaacgtgaccttataagacagctcgatcccggcgacccccaaataagggatataaaccaacgcatcagattgcttgtggatgaacacaagcgggtaaaatgggaggagcacctaagcggttgtaacctctctgccggtgtaggtaaactttggtccactgtaaagtccctatcgaatccgtctaggcacaatgacaaagtttccatcgcctttggcgacaaagtgctgtcggatgcgaaaaaatgcgcgagcgctttctgccgacaatacataatgcattttaaggtcgacaaaaatagacgtagggccaatagacacgcacgtaaacataagttcagcgcgtcaccaattaccatcgccgccaaagaggttgaggatgctatcggtcatgctaaaccatccaaagcagtgggcccagacggcatagccatgccgatgcttaaaagcctagggaaagagggtttcaaatatttagcacatgtcttcaacctgtctctttccgccTTTGTCATaccagaaaaatggaaaatggccaaggtggtcccgttactaaagcctgggaaagcagctaacataggagagtcatatcgcccaatatctctcctatcgccagtagccaagacgcttgaagccattttgctcccccacttcaaagcaaatttgcagctagcctgtcatcagcatggctttagaaaactccatagcaccaccaccgcactaaatgccattagcacccagataaattgtggtttaaatcagaagctcCACCATAGAACATTACTCGTatcgctagacctatcaaaagcttttcatacggtcaaccatggcacgttactgcaagacttggaagggtctacccttcccccatgtcttaaaaggtggaccgcaaattatctgggtggtcggcaggcatcggtgcaattcagaaacgaaatatcaaagccaagaagaattgaacaaggggtgcctcagggtggtgtcctatccccacctttgtttaatttctacatatcaaaactaccttcgccaccagaaggagttactatcgtttcttacgccgatgactgcacaataatggccactggcccgggcccaaagatcgatgagctttgcaacagaataaacggccacctccctgatctctccggttttttcgcctcgcgaaacctggcattatcaccgactaaatcatccgcgaccctatttataacttggacgtcccaagtgtcgaccattttgaacatccacgtcgatggcactacgctaccgactgtcctacaccccaaaatcttgggtgtgacgtttgatcaggatctacattttggtgagcacgcagccgcaattgttccgaaaatccagagccgtaataaaatcctcaaatcccttgctggcagtacttgggggaaaatacaaagaaacgctcattaccacatacaaagcagcCAGCCGTTGCGTGCtatgcgtcccctatatggtcgccaagcctaaaaactacccactggaagaagctaaggcctgccaaaatactgcgctcagaaccgccacgggctgtcttcttatgtccccagaacaccatatacataatggggccagaatactccccatcagggagagaaatgagatgctaaccaaacagttcctgttgaatacccagaaacctgggcttcccaacagacatctgattgatgagccagcaccgcctagggacttaaggagtcatcaccgtaagcattttgaggaaatacggcacctgagaactcagccgtatgaagcaaaaaaacacaagcaggtccttggtgaactccacaaaaagacgtcggacctttatgctggcaattgcccggtgaatccagtactcggggaacagtacccaaaacttgcggaagaggaacgcatactccccagggaaacacgagtcactctggctcaacttcgttctggatactgtaacaggttaaactcttacatatccagaatcaaccccgacatacaaaatgtatgccccgcttgcattgtgtccccacatgaaactaaccatctctttaattttaatgtggaaccaacgcctctaacacccctttcattatggtccacccctgtcgaaacagcaagtttccttggactcacgtcagaggacattgatgacaatttgtgatcggtcgcagctattattgctacaacaacgacaCAACAAGGAATCAAAAACAACACCTAAGTGAATAAATTCATTAACCGAAACCAGTCGAGCACCTGAGATATCGTAGAGGGTGGAATGTAAGTTAGATGATTTAGTAAAAGACATGTGAAAACATTTGTTCACATTGAGGAAGAGATTATTGGCATTACACCATTCGATAAGATTAGCCgtgtttttaacacgcgtatatccgtttacgcttaaactttatattgactgccagtcgacaaactataaatacacctctgaaattgctgcgcataaattttatcctactaaatttcaatacgcattatactcagatgtaactgaaatatgtgtctttgtttcaccctctacactaattctatgtattctatgtgtgtccacaattcatcgcaactgattcagctatatgttataccctatggccatcagagcgttgcgtctccgcttttcggtacaccctgttgctgtagctagttgtttaaccacagccgctagatgggtctcctaagcattatctaagcgaagataggcgttttttaacacgcgcaaacgaaacgtatacgcgcgtgttaaaaaacacggctattatttaggTCATTTTGTAGGAGTAGGGAATCCGACTCGCCATTAACTCTATGAAATAGCTTTAGAAGGAAAGAGGACTAAAAAAAACAGGAACCAATATCTtttataaaaagcacaaacaacaaaggcccgagaatgctaccctgaggaactccagacgTTGCATAAAAACGGAGGGACTTGCAGCCCTCGATTTCAACACATAGAGACCGGTTCGACAGATACGATTTTAACCAAGATaagaatacaaaattaaatccaatatactcaagtttagatagtaagatttgatgtgaaactttatcaaaagcctttgagaagtcagtatatatggtatcaacctggcagccatccttaaatgcagagatacagaaatcagaaaacgaccCTAGATTAGTAACAGTAGAGCGACCAGCAACGAATCCATGTTGACGCGGGTCAATCacctttttaatgataaaagacaAATtctcctttatgattttttcgaaaTGCTTTGAGCATACCGTGAGTTTGGCAATAggcctatgttgttgttgttgttgtagcgataatgttgctccccgaaggctttggggagtgctat contains:
- the LOC137242045 gene encoding aprataxin and PNK-like factor; the protein is MLPVDDDITLSEKESSGKSNEGKASSSNKHCNSNDNDGTHCGKKVRLEELGEINSDLNNINIINDISARKRESPIDQSSSKRCRTSEGEDTANNKFTGNDGECVSGFDNNNDKPDATENIQNSKGCSTTAVRIKIEPYVDATTSVNDVRYPDNRGTTVKIKSEPDIQTNEDATNNDGVPSSSSSTSPVDIKPAIKVEKADGSSTSRESCRFGIRCYRRNPTHRMEEAHPGDYDYQRPCYPLPPPGTPDCPYGDRCYRRNPTHFQQFNHPAQTDFEKNYKLRLRQHRQHEQSTNNPSNTTGYSSDSSNDLDLEDPFGNDEYLDSDYGPSGSEEDSDDDYDACDRAEE